One Gordonia sp. SID5947 genomic region harbors:
- a CDS encoding DUF3349 domain-containing protein, giving the protein MDRPQFLQRIVEWLRAGYPDGVPQGDYIPLVALLRRQLTEDEVQEVSVDLIKQSPPPPEPISKIDAAVRITKVTHELPHEADIARVRSHLEASGWPFNDSPLSGRPDDHPDGDES; this is encoded by the coding sequence GTGGACAGACCACAGTTTCTCCAGAGAATCGTCGAATGGCTGCGCGCCGGTTACCCCGACGGCGTGCCACAGGGCGACTACATCCCACTCGTGGCCCTGCTGCGCCGCCAGCTGACCGAGGACGAGGTCCAGGAGGTCTCCGTCGACCTCATCAAGCAGTCCCCGCCGCCGCCCGAGCCCATCTCCAAGATCGATGCCGCGGTGCGGATCACCAAGGTCACCCACGAACTCCCGCACGAGGCCGACATCGCGCGCGTGCGATCACACCTCGAGGCCTCCGGCTGGCCCTTCAACGACAGCCCGCTGTCCGGCCGGCCCGACGATCATCCCGACGGTGATGAATCCTGA